Genomic DNA from Sphingobium sp. WTD-1:
GACCGTGTCGATCAGGTCGACGCCGACCAGACCTTCGGGCGTACCGCCACCGACGAACTTGTCGACCGCCTTGTTCCACAGCACCTTGATGTTGGGATGGGCGTGCAAGCGCTGCTGCAGGATCTTTTCCGCGCGCAGCGAGTCGCGGCGGTGGATCAGGGTCACGTCATGGCTGTGGTTGGTGAGGTAGAGTGCTTCCTCGACCGCGGTGTTGCCGCCGCCGATGACCACGACCTTCTTGCCGCGATAGAAGAAGCCGTCGCAAGTGGCGCAGGCGCTCACGCCCTTGCCCTGCAGATGCTCCTCGCCCTCGACGCCCAGCCACTTGGCCTGGGCACCGGTGCAGATCACCAGCGTGTCGGCGACATAGAGGGTGCCGCTGTCCCCCTTCAGCTTGAAGGGCCGTTCAGACAAGTCGACGTCGACGATCTGGTCATACATCATCTGCGCGCCGACATGTTCGGCCTGGGCCTGCATCTGCTCCATCAGCCACGGCCCCTGGATCACATCCTTGAAGCCCGGATAATTTTCGACGTCGGTGGTGATGGTCAGCTGGCCGCCCGGCTGCATGCCCTGCACCACGATCGGCGCCAGGCCCGCGCGCGCGCCATAGATGGCGGCGGACAGGCCGGCCGGGCCGGAACCGAGAATGAGCATGCGGGTGGAGTGGGTGGCGGTCATCGATAATTCCAGCTGCGATTCGTGTGGCCGCCAGAGATAGGCCCTG
This window encodes:
- the trxB gene encoding thioredoxin-disulfide reductase, whose protein sequence is MTATHSTRMLILGSGPAGLSAAIYGARAGLAPIVVQGMQPGGQLTITTDVENYPGFKDVIQGPWLMEQMQAQAEHVGAQMMYDQIVDVDLSERPFKLKGDSGTLYVADTLVICTGAQAKWLGVEGEEHLQGKGVSACATCDGFFYRGKKVVVIGGGNTAVEEALYLTNHSHDVTLIHRRDSLRAEKILQQRLHAHPNIKVLWNKAVDKFVGGGTPEGLVGVDLIDTVTGEKSHVPTDGGFVAIGHHPATELFDGKLPLDEGYIVVEKGTTHTAIPGVFAAGDVTDKIYRQAVTAAGMGCMAALDVERFLAEADFEQLAEA